A window of the Hevea brasiliensis isolate MT/VB/25A 57/8 chromosome 6, ASM3005281v1, whole genome shotgun sequence genome harbors these coding sequences:
- the LOC110644862 gene encoding pleiotropic drug resistance protein 1 has product MEGAEIYIGGGSLRRGGSFIWRSNDMDSFSKSSREEDDEEALKWAALERLPTYDRLKKGILTTSKGKANEIEVENLGFQERRTLVDRLVKVAEEDNEKFLLKLKNRIDRVGIELPTIEVRFEHLNIETEAHVGSRALTTFINFSVNIVEGFLNSLHILPSRKKRLSILQDVSGIIKPRRMTLLLGPPSSGKTTLLLALAGKLDPKLRFSGRVTYNGHGMNEFVPQRTAAYISQYDTHIGEMTVRETLAFSARCQGVGHRYEMLTELLRREKESNIKPDSDVDVFMKAIATQGQETSVITDYILKILGLEACADIMVGNEMFRGVSGGQRKRVTTGEMLVGPAKALFMDEISTGLDSSTTFQIANSIKQYIKILNGTAVISLLQPAPETYDLFDDIILLSDGQIAYQGPREHVLDFFEFMGFKCPERKGVADFLQEVTSRKDQQQYWARKDEPYSFVTVKEFTEAFQSFHVGRGLENELSTPFDKAKSHPAALTTKKYGVGKLELLKACFSREILLMKRNSFVYNFKLIQVAIMALIAMTIFFRTEMHRDSVTDGGIYVGSFFFSVAFIMFNGMSDISMTIAKLPVFYKQRNLLFYPAWAYSLPPWIIRIPFTLVQVSLWVFLTYYVIGYDPSVGRLFRQYLVLVLVSQMASALFRFIAAAGRTMIVANTFGSFALLALFALGGFVLSRDNIKKWWIWGYWISPMMYGQNAVVVNEFTGKRWSHVLPNSTEPLGIQVLKSRGFFTNAYWYWIGVGALFGFTLLYNLCFTLALTFLGPLQKPQAVISEDPPCNEPGSGHQTPKESGRGSSSVWADVIVNGNHQNKKGMVLPFEPHFITFDEIRYSVDMPQEMKSQGVTEDKLVLLRGVSGAFRPGVLTALMGVSGAGKTTLMDVLAGRKTGGYIEGNITISGYPKKQETFTRISGYCEQNDIHSPHVTVYESLLYSAWLRLPPEVSSETRKMFIEEVMQLVELEPLRQALVGLPGVSGLSTEQRKRLTIAVELVANPSIIFMDEPTSGLDARAAAIVMRTVRNTVDTGRTVVCTIHQPSIDIFEAFDELFLMKRGGQEIYVGPLGRHSCHLIKYFEGIEGVPNIKDGCNPATWMLEVTSSAQESALGVDFTSIYRNSELYRRNKALIEELSTPAPESKDLYFPTQYSQSFFTQTMACLWKQHWSYWRNPSYTAVRLLFSTVIALMFGTMFWDLGSKKTNRQDLFNAMGSMYAAIVFLGIQNASSVQPVVAVERTVFYREKAAGMYSPLPYAFAQVLIELPYVFFQSLAYGLVVYAMIGFEWTAAKFFWYLFFMYFTLLYYTFYGMMSVAATPNQHVASIVSSAFYSIWSLFSGFIIPRPRIPVWWRWYAWASPVAYTLYGLVSSQFGDIKQTLESDETVEDFVRSYFDFKHELVGAVAAAVVGFAILFAFIFAICIKFFNYQRR; this is encoded by the exons ATGGAAGGTGCTGAAATTTATATAGGTGGTGGCAGTTTGCGAAGAGGAGGTTCTTTTATATGGAGAAGCAATGACATGGATAGTTTCTCTAAATCTTCACGAGAAGAAGACGATGAAGAGGCTCTGAAATGGGCTGCACTTGAGAGACTACCTACCTATGATCGTTTGAAGAAAGGAATATTAACAACATCGAAAGGAAAAGCCAATGAAATCGAAGTTGAAAATCTTGGATTTCAAGAAAGGAGGACTTTGGTCGATAGGTTGGTGAAAGTCGCAGAAGAGGATAATGAGAAGTTCTTGTTGAAGCTCAAGAATCGCATTGATAG AGTTGGGATTGAGCTTCCCACGATTGAAGTCCGATTCGAGCATCTAAATATTGAAACAGAAGCTCATGTGGGAAGCAGAGCTTTAACAACATTCATTAACTTCTCTGTCAACATAGTAGAG GGTTTCTTGAATAGTCTTCATATCCTTCCAAGTAGAAAGAAACGCCTCTCTATCCTTCAAGACGTTAGTGGAATCATCAAACCAAGAAG AATGACATTGCTTTTGGGTCCTCCAAGTTCTGGGAAGACCACTCTTTTGTTGGCGTTGGCTGGAAAACTTGATCCTAAACTAAGG TTTTCTGGTAGAGTGACTTACAATGGTCATGGGATGAATGAGTTTGTACCCCAGAGAACAGCTGCCTATATCAGCCAATATGATACCCATATTGGAGAAATGACGGTGAGGGAAACCTTGGCCTTTTCAGCAAGATGCCAAGGAGTTGGACACCGATATG AGATGTTAACGGAGTTATTAAGAAGAGAGAAAGAATCGAATATTAAGCCTGATTCTGATGTTGATGTCTTCATGAAG GCAATAGCAACACAAGGTCAGGAGACAAGTGTTATCACAGATTACATTCTTAAG ATTTTAGGACTAGAAGCCTGTGCAGATATCATGGTGGGGAATGAAATGTTTAGGGGAGTGTCTGGGGGACAAAGGAAGCGCGTTACAACAG GTGAGATGCTGGTTGGGCCAGCAAAAGCATTGTTCATGGATGAGATTTCTACTGGCCTGGACAGTTCAACCACTTTCCAAATCGCGAACTCGATAAAGCAatatattaaaattcttaatGGAACAGCAGTCATCTCTCTCCTTCAGCCAGCACCTGAGACTTATGATCTCTTTGATGACATTATTTTACTATCTGATGGCCAGATTGCGTATCAGGGTCCTCGTGAACATGTACTTGACTTTTTTGAATTCATGGGTTTCAAGTGTCCCGAAAGAAAAGGAGTGGCTGACTTCTTGCAAGAA GTTACATCAAGGAAAGATCAACAGCAGTATTGGGCTCGTAAAGATGAACCTTACAGTTTTGTCACAGTCAAGGAATTTACAGAGGCATTTCAGTCATTTCATGTGGGAAGAGGTCTTGAAAATGAGCTTTCTACTCCATTTGATAAGGCCAAGAGCCATCCAGCTGCTTTGACAACTAAAAAGTATGGCGTTGGAAAATTGGAGCTGCTTAAAGCTTGCTTCTCAAGAGAGATCCTGCTCATGAAGAGAAACTCATTTGTCTATAACTTCAAGCTCATCCAA GTCGCAATAATGGCATTGATTGCAATGACAATCTTCTTTCGGACTGAGATGCACCGAGATTCAGTGACTGATGGAGGAATTTATGTGGGATCTTTTTTCTTCTCTGTGGCTTTTATCATGTTCAATGGTATGTCAGATATTTCAATGACCATTGCAAAGCTTCCGGTGTTTTACAAGCAAAGAAACCTCTTATTCTATCCTGCATGGGCGTATTCACTTCCCCCATGGATCATTAGAATACCTTTCACACTTGTACAAGTTTCTCTTTGGGTGTTCCTCACCTATTATGTTATCGGATATGATCCTAGTGTTGGAAG GTTATTTAGACAGTACCTTGTGCTTGTTCTTGTCAGCCAGATGGCTTCTGCATTGTTCCGATTTATTGCTGCAGCAGGGAGGACCATGATTGTAGCAAATACCTTTGGATCATTTGCACTTCTTGCACTTTTTGCATTAGGCGGATTTGTCTTGTCACGAG ATAACATAAAGAAATGGTGGATATGGGGTTATTGGATATCACCAATGATGTATGGGCAGAATGCTGTAGTAGTTAATGAGTTCACTGGAAAGCGTTGGAGTCAT GTTCTTCCAAACTCGACAGAACCACTGGGAATTCAAGTTTTGAAGTCCCGAGGATTCTTCACAAATGCATATTGGTATTGGATTGGAGTAGGGGCATTGTTTGGGTTCACACTGCTATACAACCTTTGTTTCACCCTAGCGCTCACATTCCTAGGCC CGTTGCAAAAGCCTCAAGCTGTTATATCTGAAGACCCTCCATGTAATGAACCAGGAAGTGGTCACCAGACACCCAAAG AGAGTGGGAGAGGTAGTTCATCTGTTTGGGCTGACGTCATAGTTAATGGCAACCATCAGAACAAAAAAGGAATGGTTCTTCCATTTGAACCACATTTCATCACCTTCGACGAGATTAGATATTCTGTTGATATGCCACAG GAAATGAAAAGTCAGGGTGTGACTGAAGATAAATTGGTGCTTTTGAGGGGTGTGAGTGGTGCTTTCAGGCCAGGCGTTCTCACAGCTCTGATGGGTGTCAGTGGTGCCGGTAAAACCACTCTGATGGATGTGCTGGCTGGTAGAAAAACTGGCGGATATATTGAGGGAAACATCACAATCTCTGGCTACCCTAAGAAGCAAGAAACTTTTACTAGAATTTCGGGATACTGTGAGCAAAATGACATTCATTCTCCACATGTTACAGTCTATGAATCTTTGCTATACTCGGCTTGGCTTCGCCTACCTCCTGAAGTGAGCAGTGAAACCAGAAAG aTGTTCATTGAGGAAGTCATGCAGCTTGTGGAACTGGAGCCACTGAGGCAAGCATTAGTAGGATTGCCTGGTGTAAGTGGCCTGTCTACTGAGCAACGCAAGCGGTTAACTATTGCAGTTGAGCTAGTGGCAAACCCTTCCATAATATTCATGGATGAGCCAACTTCAGGGCTCGATGCAAGAGCTGCTGCAATTGTTATGAGGACAGTTAGGAACACTGTAGATACTGGAAGAACAGTTGTGTGCACTATCCATCAGCCAAGCATTGACATATTTGAAGCTTTTGACGAG CTATTCCTAATGAAGCGAGGAGGACAAGAGATATATGTGGGACCATTGGGTCGTCATTCCTGCCATCTAATCAAGTATTTTGAG GGAATTGAAGGAGTTCCTAACATCAAAGATGGATGTAATCCAGCAACTTGGATGTTGGAAGTCACCAGTTCAGCTCAAGAATCAGCTTTGGGAGTGGATTTTACTTCTATTTACAGAAATTCAGAACTATATAG GAGAAACAAAGCACTGATTGAAGAATTAAGTACACCTGCACCAGAATCAAAAGACCTGTATTTTCCTACACAGTACTCACAGTCATTTTTCACCCAAACTATGGCTTGCTTGTGGAAGCAACACTGGTCATACTGGCGCAATCCATCATATACTGCTGTGAGATTGCTCTTCTCAACCGTCATAGCTTTGATGTTTGGAACAATGTTCTGGGATCTTGGCTCCAAAAA GACGAATCGTCAAGATCTTTTCAATGCAATGGGATCAATGTATGCTGCAATTGTCTTCCTTGGAATCCAAAATGCTTCATCGGTGCAACCTGTAGTTGCTGTTGAAAGAACCGTCTTCTACAGAGAGAAGGCTGCTGGAATGTATTCCCCTTTGCCCTATGCCTTTGCCCAG gTCTTGATTGAGCTTCCATATGTTTTCTTCCAATCTTTGGCATATGGTCTTGTAGTCTATGCAATGATTGGATTTGAGTGGACTGCTGCTAAGTTCTTCTGGTACCTATTCTTCATGTACTTCACATTATTATACTACACCTTCTATGGCATGATGTCTGTGGCTGCGACACCAAATCAACACGTTGCATCCATAGTTTCCTCTGCATTTTATTCAATATGGTCTCTGTTTTCAGGATTTATAATCCCACGACCA AGGATTCCTGTGTGGTGGAGATGGTATGCTTGGGCATCTCCGGTGGCATACACATTATATGGATTAGTTTCGTCGCAATTCGGAGATATAAAGCAGACACTTGAGTCCGATGAAACAGTGGAAGATTTTGTGAGAAGTTACTTTGATTTCAAACATGAGCTTGTAGGAGCTGTTGCAGCTGCAGTCGTTGGCTTTGCCATACTCTTTGCATTTATCTTTGCCATTTGCATCAAGTTCTTCAATTACCAAAGGCGATAA
- the LOC110644846 gene encoding putative receptor-like protein kinase At1g80870 has protein sequence MPSRPLAPSYFDHPRPGFITKTRILFLTLTISAFVLVIFTIIYFIYYLWYSLVNRSRTIPFDSGTPLKLQSFSYKELRVATNDFDDDNIIGKGGSGTVFRGIARDGKLYAIKRLDTPSLQSEREFQNELQILGGLRSPFLITLLGHCFEKNKRLLIYEYMPNKSLQELLFGDGHLGLSWNRRFGIILDVAKALEFLHLGCDPPVIHGDIKPGNVLLDFDFRAKISDFGLSRIKVEGEFGVDLFSQDLGKSQELWKSQELSGNLTSETPAIGTPVDSCQEVDFALALQASSSSKISRTCYNVRALNVKSFNYNANIVNESDVKVGNGKGKEVSFVDIGGDDWNCKFVPYDDEPSSIDHSKELNCTGSSVADDSTGNKQWGKDWWWRQDGSGELCSKDYVMEWIGSQICPSANPDWDEEKKSTPEGTELNCSAPMDKVEDASEPQLQDLGFENCIEGFEKKDSRGRKNRRRKNRKMQEWWKEEHLNEISKKGTKPKNLETKWKKRLKTPHFHLGRRFHFQRQKKSGEQTLKESDQNGEFSFRRGLKKKNVHSTGSDMWSGDLFSRELSSTTSMRGTLCYVAPEYGGCGYLMDKADIYSLGVLILVIVSGRRPLHVLASPMKLEKANLISWCRHLAQAGNILELVDERLKDDYNKEQASLCVNLALSCLQKMPELRPDIGEIVKILKGDMDLPPLPFEFSPSPPSKLFSRSRRRQKSNAE, from the coding sequence ATGCCTTCAAGGCCTTTAGCTCCAAGTTATTTTGACCATCCTAGACCTGGTTTTATCACTAAAACCAGAATCTTGTTCTTGACACTTACAATCTCTGCCTTTGTGTTGGTTATCTTTACAATTATCTACTTTATTTACTATCTTTGGTATTCTCTTGTAAATCGTTCAAGAACCATCCCTTTTGATTCTGGTACGCCTCTAAAGCTCCAGAGTTTCTCTTACAAAGAGCTTAGGGTTGCCACTAATGATTTTGATGACGATAATATTATTGGCAAAGGTGGTTCTGGTACCGTCTTTAGAGGCATTGCAAGGGATGGAAAGCTATATGCTATCAAGAGGCTTGATACTCCCTCTTTACAGTCAGAGAGAGAGTTCCAAAATGAGTTGCAGATTCTTGGTGGGTTAAGATCACCTTTCTTGATTACTTTATTGGGCCACTGTTTTGAAAAGAATAAGCGCTTGCTTATCTATGAGTATATGCCGAATAAAAGTTTGCAAGAATTGCTATTTGGGGATGGGCATTTGGGCCTGAGTTGGAACAGAAGGTTtggaattattcttgatgttgcaAAAGCACTCGAGTTTTTGCACCTTGGATGTGATCCTCCAGTGATTCATGGCGATATTAAGCCTGGTAATGTTTTGCTTGATTTTGATTTCAGAGCCAAGATTTCGGATTTTGGGTTATCGAGAATTAAGGTGGAGGGTGAGTTTGGAGTAGATTTGTTTAGTCAAGACTTGGGAAAGAGTCAAGAGCTGTGGAAGAGTCAGGAGCTTTCAGGGAACTTGACCTCAGAAACTCCGGCAATTGGTACTCCTGTGGATAGTTGTCAAGAGGTAGATTTTGCTCTTGCTTTACAAGCTTCTTCTTCCTCGAAAATTAGTAGAACATGTTATAATGTTAGAGCTTTGAATGTGAAATCATTCAATTATAATGCAAACATCGTGAATGAGAGTGATGTTAAGGTAGGGAATGGGAAGGGGAAGGAAGTTTCTTTTGTGGATATTGGTGGGGATGATTGGAATTGTAAGTTTGTGCCTTATGATGATGAGCCTTCTAGTATTGATCATAGTAAAGAGTTGAATTGTACTGGTTCTTCTGTTGCTGATGATTCCACTGGTAACAAACAATGGGGAAAGGACTGGTGGTGGAGACAGGATGGAAGTGGTGAATTATGTAGTAAAGATTATGTTATGGAGTGGATAGGAAGCCAGATTTGCCCCTCGGCGAATCCTGATTGGGATGAAGAGAAGAAAAGTACTCCAGAGGGAACAGAATTGAATTGTTCAGCCCCAATGGATAAAGTGGAAGATGCCAGCGAACCTCAATTACAGGATTTGGGTTTTGAAAATTGCATTGAAGGATTTGAGAAGAAAGATTCAAGGGGCAGGAAGAATCGTAGAAGGAAAAATAGGAAGATGCAAGAGTGGTGGAAAGAGGAGCACTTGAATGAGATTAGCAAGAAAGGTACTAAGCCCAAGAATCTTGAAACCAAGTGGAAGAAAAGGCTTAAAACTCCACATTTTCATCTGGGTCGCCGGTTTCACTTCCAGAGACAAAAGAAATCAGGGGAGCAGACCCTAAAGGAATCTGATCAAAATGGGGAGTTTAGTTTCAGAAGGGGGTTGAAGAAAAAGAATGTGCATTCTACAGGAAGTGATATGTGGAGTGGTGATCTTTTTAGTCGCGAGTTAAGCAGCACAACAAGCATGCGGGGCACACTGTGTTACGTAGCACCAGAATATGGTGGGTGTGGGTACTTGATGGATAAGGCTGATATATACAGTTTAGGAGTTCTGATTCTTGTGATCGTGTCCGGTAGAAGGCCATTACATGTTCTTGCTTCACCCATGAAGCTTGAGAAAGCAAATTTGATAAGTTGGTGTAGGCACCTAGCTCAAGCTGGGAACATCTTAGAACTTGTAGATGAGAGATTGAAGGATGACTACAATAAAGAACAGGCAAGCTTGTGTGTCAACTTGGCGTTGAGTTGCTTGCAGAAGATGCCGGAATTGAGACCAGATATTGGAGAGATTGTAAAGATTTTGAAAGGGGATATGGATCTTCCGCCCCTGCCATTCGAGTTTTCTCCCTCGCCGCCATCTAAATTATTTAGTAGGTCGCGGAGAAGACAGAAATCCAATGCAGAGTAG